The Thermomonospora amylolytica sequence ACCGGCTCCGCGAGCACGGCATCGACGTGCTGGTCGACCTGCCGGGCGTGGGGGAGGGGTTGCAGGACCACCTGATCGCCCCGGCGCTGTGGGCGACCCCGAACACCAAGGCGATCTGGGAGACCTCCGGCGGGCGGTACTTCGCGATGTGGGCGGCGCTGGGCCGCGGGCCGCTGGCCTCCAACATCGCCGAGGCGGGCGGCTTCACCCGTACGGTCGACGGGCTGCCCGCCCCCGACCTGCAGTACCACGTGCTGCCCACCCCGTACGTCAACCAGGGCCTCACCGATGTGGCGCAGCGGCAGTTCACCGTGTTCGTCACCGCGGTCGCCATCGCCAGCCGGGGCCGGATCACGCTGCGCTCGGCCAGCCCGCACGCCAAGCCGCTGATCGACCCGGCGTACATGACCGAGAAGGCCGACGTGGACATCATGGTCGCCGGGCTGCGGCAGGCCCGGCAGATCGCCGCGACGGGTCCGCTGGCCCGGATGGTGCAGGGGGAGCGGTCCCCGGGAGAGCAGGTCGAAGGCGACGAGGAGCTGCGCGAGTGGGTGCGGCGGGAGGCCGTCACCGTCTACCACCCGACCAGCACGTGCGCCATGGGCGGCGGCGAGGATTCGGTCGTCGACCCCGAGCTGCGGGTGCGCGGGGTGGAGGGGCTGCGGGTGGTGGACGCCTCGGTGATGCCGGCGGTGCCGCGCGGCAACACCAACGCCCCCACCATCGCCATCGCCGAACGCGCCGCCGACCTCATCAGGGGCCGCGCACCGCTGCCCCCGGCGACGGTCTGAGGCGCCACGGCGAAAACCCCCTCGCCTCCGAGGAGGACGAGGGGGTCCGGGTTCCTGTGCGACAGCCGGGCAGGGCGGGCGGCGGCGGCTGATGCCGCCGGGTCACTTCCGGCGGCCCTTCGCCTTGGCGGCCTTCGCGGCGGCCTTGGCCTCCTCCCGCATCCGGCGTACCCGGTCGTTGATGATCGCCTTCGACATGTCGGGGTGCATCGCGTCTCTCCTCTCGGCCGGACCGGCCAGTCCGGCCCGACACTTAGAGGTTCGCGCTAAGACGGCACCCGCCACATCGGGACGACGCCCTATCTCGAGGGTCTTAGGGGGTCTTAGGCGGGGCCGGGGGTCTTAGGCCGCGGCCCCGCCCGGGACGGTCACTTGTAGCGCTTGCCGTGCAGCATGTTGACCATCTGCAGCAGCCGGGCCATGTCCTTGTCCGTGCGGGAGAACGAGGCCACGTTGGCCGGCAGGTTGAACCGCTGCCGGGTGATGGCCTTGGCGCGGGCGAACTCGCGCAGCCCGTCCGCCCCGTGGATCCGGCCGAACCCGGACTCGCCGACCCCGCCGAACGGCAGCGCCGGCACCGAGGCGAACGCGATGACCGCGTTGATCGAGGTCATCCCGGACCGCATCCGGCGGGCCAGGTCCATCGCCCGGGACCTGCTGCCGGAGAAGATCGTCCCGGCCAGCCCGTAGGAGGTGCGGTTGGCCTTCTCCAGCGCCTCCTCGGCGTCCCTGACCCTGTGCACGGTGATGGTCGGGCCGAACGTCTCCTCGCAGACCGCCGCCGAGTCGTCGGGCACGTCGGTGATGATGACCGGCTCGACGTACGGCTCGCGGACCGACTCGGGGCCGCCGACCACGGCCTTGCCGCCCTTGCCCAGCGCGTCCCTGATGTGCCGTTCGATGATCGGGAGCTGGCCGGGCATGGTGACCGGGCCGTAGTCGGCCTCCCGGTCGAACCCGGGCCGCAGCCCCTTGGCCTTGTCGGCCAGCTTGCCGAGGAACTCGTCGTAGACGCTCTCCACCACGTAGATCCGCTCGACGCCCACGCAGGTCTGCCCGGCGTTGGACATGGCGCCGAACACCGCGGCGTCGGCCGCCGCCTCGAGGTCGGCGTCGGCGTCGACGATGAACGCGTCCTTGCCGCCGCACTCGGCGACCATGGGGGTGAGGTTCTCCGCGCAGGCCGCCATCACCTTGCGGGCGGTGGGACCGGAGCCGGTGAAGGCGATCTTGTCGACGCCGCTGCGGGCCAGCGCCGCGCCGGTCGCCCCGAGCCCGGTCACCACCTGGAACACCGGCTTCTCGGTGACCACGGTGCCGAACAGCTCGGCCAGCAGCAGGCCCACGCCCGGGGTGTACTCCGACGGCTTGAACACCACCGCGTTCCCGGCGGCCAGCGCGTACGCGATCGAGCCCATCGGGGTGAAGACCGGGTAGTTCCACGGGCCGATCACGCCGACCACGCCGAGCGGCTGGTACTCCAGCACGCACTTCTGGTTGATGGCGGCCAGCCCCGGGTAGACGTTGCGCGGCCCGAGCACCTTGCGGGCGTTGCGGGCGGCCCAGTCCAGGTGGGTGATGGCCAGCACCATCTCCAGCTGGGCGTCGATCAGCGGCTTGCCGGTCTCCTGGTGGACCAGCTCGGCGACCCGGTTGAGGTTGCGGGTCAGCGCGCCCTTGTAGTTGAGCAGCCGCAGCCGCCGCTCCTTCCAGCCCAGCTCGCGCCACCACTCGGCGGCCTCGCGGGCGCGGCCGACGGCCGCGGCGACGGCCGCCTCGTCGTGGATCGGATGCTCCCCGACGACCTCACCGGTGGCCGGGTTCAGCGATGTGAAGGTGGTGCTCTCCGTCGCCACGGACATGAGACCTCCCGGGAGAGCTCAGTAAGCGATCGCTTTCAGACGTTGGGTCCAGTAAAGCACTCTAGGGCCGTCCCGGGGAGCCGAGGATCCCCCGTTCCATGGCCGCGGTGACGGCCGCGGTCCGGTCGCCCACCCCGAGCTCGCCGAACGCCCGCAGCAGATGGGTCTTGACGGTGGCCTCCGCCCCGTCGCCGCCGGGCATCCGCAGGTCCATCAGCACCACGTCGGGCTCGTGCCGGCCCACCGCCGCCACCGCCTCGGCCGCGCCGCCCGCCTCGCCGACCACCTCCGGGTCCGGCTCGGCGGCCGGCATCCCGCGCAGCCCCTCGCGCACCACCGGATGGTGGACACCGCCGCAGAGCGCGCCGCCCGGCGCGGCCCGTGCGCCGCGGCGGCCGTTCCGGCCGGCAGGGGCACCCGTCCTGGGCGGGGACGCCGCCGATCCGGATACGCTCCTCAGCGCGATGCACCGCGTGACGCCGCCCCCGGGTGATGCTTTGGCGTGCATGGCCGCAGATGAAGTGTCATCTGTGTTCTTCCGAACGTGAAGTCGATGGAGTGCCGTGAACGAATCCCCCGATCCCGTCGTCAAGAGGCGCGCGAAGGCGGTCGGGTTCGGCTGCCTGGGCTGTCTGGGGCTGTTCGTCCTGATGCTGATCGGCGGCGCTCTGATGGGCGATCCGAAGCCGCGGGCCGGGGTCGCGGGCCGGACCGCAGCCCCCACCGCCACGGCCTCCCGGAGCGCCGCCCCCTCGCCGGAGGTCGATGACGCGGCCCGTTCCATGTGCGCCGACATCGTGCGGGTCGCCGAGCTGCGCCGCGCCGGCCGGAGCGGCGCCGCCGCCGAGGCGCTCACCGAGGCGAGGATCCACGCCGCCGCCTCCGGGGTCCGCGAGGTCGAACGGCTGGCCGACGGCCCGGAGGCGAGGTTCGCCGACGCGGCCGCGGCGTGGTGCCGCGAGAACCTCCCCGAGGTCACCGCCACCCCGGTCGGCCCGACGCCCACGCCCAGCACGACGCCCACGGTCACCCGTTCCGCCGCGCCGGAGCCCGAGCCCGAGGACGGCGGGCCCTCCCTGCGCACCATCAAGCCGGGCGCGAGCTGCTCCCCGCGCGGCGCCACGGGCACGTACTACGGCCGCACCTACACCTGCAAGGGCCCGGGCCGCCTCCGCTGGCGGCGGTGAGCCGGGGTCACATGCCGATGGCGGCGCGGAACCAGGTCAGGCCGTCGCTGATGGCCTCGGTCTGGACGCCCAGCAGGCCGGTGACGTGGAAGACGGCGTCGAAGAACAGCTCGTTCACCGGCGGGATCCACAGCACCACCAGCAGGATCAGGAACGCGTAGCCGCCGACCTCGTCGGCCTTGGCGACCCAGCGGCGGGGCAGGTAGGGCTCCACGATGCCGAAGCCGTCCAGGCCGGGGACCGGGAGCAGGTTCAGCAGGGCGGCGGTGACCTGCAGGAACGTCAGGAACGCCAGGGCCGACCAGAACACCAGGTGCTCGGGGGAGCGCAGGTTGGTGACGGCGACCGCCAGGGCGACCGCGAACGCCAGGTTCGCCAGGGGACCGGCCGCCGAGATGAGGCTGTGGCGGAGGCGGCCGGAGATGCGGCCCCGGTCGATCCACACCGCGCCGCCGGGCAGGCCGATGCCGCCCATCAGGATGAACAGCACCGGCAGCAGGAACGACAGGGTGACGTCGCCGTACTTGAGCGGGTTCAGCGTCAGGTAGCCCTTGGTGGCGACGCCGTGGTCGCCCGACCGGTAGGCGAGGTACGCGTGGCCGAACTCGTGCAGGCACAGCGACAGGACCCAGCCCGCCAGCACGAACCCGAACACCGCGACCTGGGAGAGCTTGTCGTCGAAGTAGAAGCCCTGCCGCCAGGCGGCGACCCCGCAGAGCACGGTGAGGCCGACGATCCCCAGGAACACCGGACTCGGCCTGACCGCCGACCGGCCGCCCGCCAGCTCGTGCACCGTACCCATGCCCGTCCCTTCGAAAGAGTCCGTTCCGCCGTGGCGGCTCATCCGCCCACGATGACCGGGACGACATAAGAACGCAGGAAGTTCCTGGTGTCGTCCGGGTCACGGTCCCGCTCCAGCACGATCAGCGAGGTGATGATCCGGAACAGGAACTCCACCGTCCCCTCCACCTCGATGCCGGCCCGGATCCGGCCGTCCCGCTGCGCCGCCGCGAAGTACGGACGGACGTAGTCGCGGCACAGCCCGAGGATCCGCTCCGCCGACCCGGTCAGCACCGCGTGCGCGTGCCCGGCCGCCTCCGGCACCAGGAACTGCATCATGTGCGGCTGTCCCCGGATGTGGGCGACGGCGTCCACGATGCCCTCGACCACCGCGTCCGGCACCGACCTCTCCCGCCGCAGCCGGTCCGCCAGCCGGTCCAGGAACCGCTGCACCTCCCGCAGCATGACCGCGAGGATCAGCTCGTCCCGGCCGCCGCTGACGCTGCGGTACACGGTGGCGCGGGACAGGCCGGCCGCCGCCGCGATGTCCTCCACCGTGGTCTTGGCGACCCCGTACCGCGCGAAGCAGCTCTCGGCGGCGTCGATGATCCGCTCTCGGGTGCTGTCCGTGCTGACCGGCGGCATGCACCGAAGGCTACCGTTCGCGCCGACGCGCCGTGATCCGCCGTGATCCGCCGTGCTGCGTCGTGACCCGCCGGGCCGGAGACCGGCTCCGCCCGGCGCCGCTCAGCCTCCGGCGACCTCGGCGAACGCCTCCAGTTCGCGGGGGATGTCGGGACCGGCGGGCTGGTAGACCACCTCGGTGGCGCCCCCCTCCTCGAGCTGGGCCAGCTTCTCCCGCCACCCGTCGGGATCCAGCGCCATGCCCAGCCCCTCCATCAGCGGGCCGGTGACGAACGGCCGGTCGATGTCGTTCAGCTCGCACAGGTGCCCGTCGTGCAGGGCCAGATGGCGGACCTCGGCGGGAATCCCCTCGTAGGCCGCCTGCCACTCCCGCCCGTTGGGGATGAGGTCGAGCCGGTCGAACTCGGCGGCGAAGTGGAAGATCACCGACACGGCGGCGCCGGCCGCCGCCAGCGCCCGCTCCGACCCCAGGTCCTCCCCTCGGCCAGCACGGTGCCGAAGGTCAGCACGGCGCTCCACTCGAAGCCCGGTATCGGCATGGGCGCGCCGAAGACGCCCTGTCCCAGCTCATGGGCCACGGCGATCCCCTTGGGCCCCTGGGCGCCGATGAGGAACGGCACCTCGATGGGGCGCCGCGGGCCGAATCCCGGCCGGTGCAGCATCTCGATCACCGCGCCCTCCCAGGTGACCCGCTCGCCCCGCAGCAGCGCCTGCACCGTCCGGACGTACTCGGCCACCTCCCGCCAGGGGATCGGCCGCCTGCCCAGCGCCATCCGCCCGGTGAAGCCGGACCCCACGCCGACGGCGACCCGGTCCTCACCGGCCAGGGAGACCAGCGTGGCGATGGCGGCGGCGTTGGTCATGGGATGGCGCAGGCTGGGCACCAGCACGCCGGGCCCCAGCCCGATGCGCTCGGTCCGCTCCGCCGCCCGGCACAGCTGCACCCACACGTCGGGGTAGAGGGCCGGGGAATCGTAGAACCACGCGCGCCGGTAGCCGAGGTCCTCGGCGATCTTGGCGTGCTCATGGCTGTCCAGCGACGTGGCGAAGGCACACGACATCTTCAGGGCCACCGGATCGCTCCTTGGGACTGCTCGTCATGCTGCGGCGAACGCGACGATACGTACGGGGCCGGAGGGCGGGCATGCGCGGACGCGTAGGAAAGTTGCCGTCCCGCGCATCACCCGGTCAGTGCGCGACGCCGCTCCGCCGGCTCACCGGCGGCCTCCCGCCGGAACTCCCGCGGGCTCATCCCGAAGCGCCGCCGGAACGCGGTGCTCAGCGCGCTCGCGGAGGAGAACCCCGAGGCGTAGGCAAGCTCGGTGATGGTCATGTGCCGGTAGCCGGGGTGCAGCAGCCGTTCGCGCACCAGCCGCAGCCGCTCCTCGCGGATCAGCTCGCGGGGGGTGGTGCCGGCGTGGTGCAGGGCGAGCTGGACCTGCCGCAGCGACCAGCCCAGCTCCCGGGCCATCGACGCGCCGTTCAGCTCCGGGTCGGCCGCGTGTCGCCGGACGTACCGGCGCACCATCGCCTCGACCTCGGCCAGGTGCCCCGGGACGTCGGGGCGGTCGTCGCCGACGACCAGCATGCACAGCAGCTCCACCAGCCGTGCGCAGACCGCGTCGAACTGCGGGGCGGACAGGGTGTCGCGCTCCTCGAACAGGCCCCGCATCATGTCGGCGGCCACCCGGCCCAGCCCCTTGCTCATGTCCAGCCCGGCGGCCAGCGAGGAGGTCCGGTTGAGCGGCCCGTTCACCTCGTCGGCGGGAATGGTCATGATGAACGCGCGGGTGTCCGAGCCGTGCAGCAACTCGAACGGGGCGTCCAGGGTGATCAGGCTGCCCGCGCCGGGGAGCAGTTCGGCCTGGTTGCCGTCCTGGCGCACCACCAGGCCGCCCTTCAGCGGCAGCAGGAACCGGTAGTCCTCGTCAGGGTGGCGGCGCACCAGGCCGGGGGTCCGGGCGTAGGTGATCTCATCCGACCAGAACTGGACGATCTGGTAGGTGTCGCTGCACTGGCGGATCGTGCCGCCGGTGAAATCGGTGCTCTGCCGGTACCGGTAGTCCAGTTCGCAGTGGTACGACGTGACGTGCTCGCTCCAGAACTCGCGGCGCTCGCGTGGCCGCACGCCACCCGTCGTCGTGGTTTCCACCAGGTAGGAGTTCGCGGCCACCGGGGTCGTCCTCCTCGCCGCCGTCCTGGTCGGTGATGCGCACCGCGGTCCGACGCGCATTCGCAACGCGCGCCGTGGTCCACAGGCTAATACGGCGGTTCCGGCATCACCTCCGATCCGGTGGATTCCGGTGGATTCCGGCGG is a genomic window containing:
- a CDS encoding aldehyde dehydrogenase family protein — protein: MSVATESTTFTSLNPATGEVVGEHPIHDEAAVAAAVGRAREAAEWWRELGWKERRLRLLNYKGALTRNLNRVAELVHQETGKPLIDAQLEMVLAITHLDWAARNARKVLGPRNVYPGLAAINQKCVLEYQPLGVVGVIGPWNYPVFTPMGSIAYALAAGNAVVFKPSEYTPGVGLLLAELFGTVVTEKPVFQVVTGLGATGAALARSGVDKIAFTGSGPTARKVMAACAENLTPMVAECGGKDAFIVDADADLEAAADAAVFGAMSNAGQTCVGVERIYVVESVYDEFLGKLADKAKGLRPGFDREADYGPVTMPGQLPIIERHIRDALGKGGKAVVGGPESVREPYVEPVIITDVPDDSAAVCEETFGPTITVHRVRDAEEALEKANRTSYGLAGTIFSGSRSRAMDLARRMRSGMTSINAVIAFASVPALPFGGVGESGFGRIHGADGLREFARAKAITRQRFNLPANVASFSRTDKDMARLLQMVNMLHGKRYK
- a CDS encoding response regulator transcription factor, with product MREGLRGMPAAEPDPEVVGEAGGAAEAVAAVGRHEPDVVLMDLRMPGGDGAEATVKTHLLRAFGELGVGDRTAAVTAAMERGILGSPGRP
- a CDS encoding site-2 protease family protein, whose protein sequence is MGTVHELAGGRSAVRPSPVFLGIVGLTVLCGVAAWRQGFYFDDKLSQVAVFGFVLAGWVLSLCLHEFGHAYLAYRSGDHGVATKGYLTLNPLKYGDVTLSFLLPVLFILMGGIGLPGGAVWIDRGRISGRLRHSLISAAGPLANLAFAVALAVAVTNLRSPEHLVFWSALAFLTFLQVTAALLNLLPVPGLDGFGIVEPYLPRRWVAKADEVGGYAFLILLVVLWIPPVNELFFDAVFHVTGLLGVQTEAISDGLTWFRAAIGM
- a CDS encoding TetR/AcrR family transcriptional regulator; translated protein: MPPVSTDSTRERIIDAAESCFARYGVAKTTVEDIAAAAGLSRATVYRSVSGGRDELILAVMLREVQRFLDRLADRLRRERSVPDAVVEGIVDAVAHIRGQPHMMQFLVPEAAGHAHAVLTGSAERILGLCRDYVRPYFAAAQRDGRIRAGIEVEGTVEFLFRIITSLIVLERDRDPDDTRNFLRSYVVPVIVGG
- a CDS encoding LLM class flavin-dependent oxidoreductase, whose product is MALKMSCAFATSLDSHEHAKIAEDLGYRRAWFYDSPALYPDVWVQLCRAAERTERIGLGPGVLVPSLRHPMTNAAAIATLVSLAGEDRVAVGVGSGFTGRMALGRRPIPWREVAEYVRTVQALLRGERVTWEGAVIEMLHRPGFGPRRPIEVPFLIGAQGPKGIAVAHELGQGVFGAPMPIPGFEWSAVLTFGTVLAEGRTWGRSGRWRRPAPPCR
- a CDS encoding helix-turn-helix domain-containing protein → MAANSYLVETTTTGGVRPRERREFWSEHVTSYHCELDYRYRQSTDFTGGTIRQCSDTYQIVQFWSDEITYARTPGLVRRHPDEDYRFLLPLKGGLVVRQDGNQAELLPGAGSLITLDAPFELLHGSDTRAFIMTIPADEVNGPLNRTSSLAAGLDMSKGLGRVAADMMRGLFEERDTLSAPQFDAVCARLVELLCMLVVGDDRPDVPGHLAEVEAMVRRYVRRHAADPELNGASMARELGWSLRQVQLALHHAGTTPRELIREERLRLVRERLLHPGYRHMTITELAYASGFSSASALSTAFRRRFGMSPREFRREAAGEPAERRRALTG